From the genome of Triticum aestivum cultivar Chinese Spring chromosome 3B, IWGSC CS RefSeq v2.1, whole genome shotgun sequence, one region includes:
- the LOC123072515 gene encoding villin-2 isoform X2: protein MSTQKVVDPAFQGAGQKVGIEIWRIEDFKPVALPKSDYGKFYSGDSYIVLQTTSPKGGAYLYDLHFWIGKDSSQDEAGTAAIKTVELDSVLGGRAVQYRELQGYESDKFLSYFKPCIIPMEGGFASGFKTPEEETFETRLYICKGKRAIRIKQVPFARSSLNHDDVFILDTENKIYQFNGANSNIQERAKSLEVIQHLKEKYHGGVCDVAIVDDGKLQAESDSGEFWVLFGGFAPIGKKTVSDDDVVLETTAPKLYSINDGELKFEDIPLTKAVLENTRCFLLDCGAEMFVWVGRVTQLEDRKAVTKAVEEFIINQKRPKTTRVTQVIQGYESHAFKSKFESWPAGTATGNSGAEDGRGKVAALLKQQGVDVKGAPKSSTPVNEEVPPLLEGGGRLEVWCIDGNTRSPLPKEDNGKFYSGDCYIVLYTYHSGDKKEEYYLNYWIGKESTADDQVMGAELANTMWNSLKGRPVLGRIYQGKEPPQFVALFQPMVILKGGISSGYKKITEEKGAASGSYSPEGIALFRVSGTAIHNNKTLHVDALATSLSSTDCFVLQTGSAMFTWHGNSSTYEQQQWAAKVAEFLKPGVTVKHCKEGTESSAFWFALDGKQSYTSKPIMQYTIVREPHLYAFSIRKGRLEVTEIFNFCQDDLLTEDLMILDTHGEVFIWVGQCVEPKEKQKAFEIGQKYIEHAMSIEDLSPYVPLYKVSEGNEPCFFKTYFSWDNTKSVIHGNSFQKKLSLLFGLRSEGASRSSGNGGPTQRASALAALSSAFNPSSQPKQATDSRPPSSGDGPTQRASALAALSNAFNPSSKPKTPPPSRSGQGSQRAAAVAALSSVLTAEQSGSSDNLKASKTSTTSEKSEAEVVVISPSEASPRSEAGESSEFQSEKDAAVDEVPSEVDVAEPEALEVPEEQETEHVGEATFSYDRLISKSTDPIRGIDYKRREAYLSESEFQTVFGITKDAFYQQPGWKQELQKRKADLF, encoded by the exons ATGTCGACCCAGAAAGTGGTGGACCCTGCTTTCCAAGGGGCTGGCCAAAAAGT TGGGATAGAAATATGGCGAATTGAAGATTTTAAGCCAGTTGCATTGCCAAAATCTGATTATGGTAAATTCTATTCTGGAGATTCATATATAGTTTTGCAG ACAACTTCTCCTAAGGGTGGTGCATATCTGTACGACCTCCACTTCTGGATTGGGAAAGACTCAAGCCAA GATGAAGCTGGCACTGCAGCAATCAAGACGGTCGAACTCGATTCTGTACTTGGGGGTCGTGCAGTCCAGTATAGGGAACTCCAAGGTTATGAATCTGACAAGTTCCTGTCATACTTCAAACCTTGCATTATACCTATGGAGGGTGGTTTCGCCTCTGGGTTCAAAACGCCAGAAGAGGAGACGTTTGAAACACGGTTATATATTTGCAAAGGAAAGAGAGCTATTAGAATTAAGCAG GTTCCCTTTGCACGGTCATCATTAAACCATGATGATGTGTTTATCTTAGATACTGAAAATAAAATTTATCAATTCAATGGTGCAAACTCCAATATCCAAGAAAGGGCTAAATCACTGGAAGTGATCCAACATTTAAAGGAGAAGTACCATGGGGGTGTGTGTGATGTTGCAATCGTTG ATGATGGAAAACTACAAGCGGAATCAGACTCTGGTGAATTCTGGGTCCTTTTTGGAGGTTTTGCACCTATCGGGAAAAAAACTGTCAGTGATGACGATGTTGTACTGGAAACCACAGCACCCAAGCTCTACAG TATCAATGACGGTGAATTAAAGTTTGAAGATATACCTCTTACAAAAGCAGTCCTTGAGAACACAAGATGTTTCTTACTTGACTGCGGGGCTGAAATGTTTGTATGGGTTGGTCGGGTAACACAACTCGAGGACAGAAAAGCTGTCACTAAAGCAGTTGAG GAATTCATCATTAACCAGAAAAGGCCAAAGACAACAAGAGTGACACAAGTGATTCAGGGTTATGAAAGCCATGCATTCAAGTCAAAATTTGAATCTTGGCCGGCGGGTACTGCAACAGGGAACTCAGGTGCAGAGGATGGGCGGGGAAAAGTTGCAG CTTTATTGAAGCAACAAGGCGTTGATGTAAAGGGAGCTCCAAAAAGCAGCACTCCAGTAAACGAGGAAGTTCCTCCTTTGCTTGAAGGTGGTGGAAGACTCGAG GTGTGGTGCATCGATGGAAATACTAGAAGTCCACTTCCAAAAGAGGACAATGGAAAATTTTACAGTGGAGACTGTTATATTGTTCTTTATACATATCATTCGGGTGACAAGAAAGAAGAATATTATCTCAATTACTGGATTGGGAAGGAAAGCACAGCG GATGATCAAGTAATGGGAGCTGAACTAGCTAATACAATGTGGAATTCACTGAAAGGAAGGCCTGTTCTG GGTCGTATTTATCAAGGGAAGGAACCACCACAATTTGTTGCTCTTTTCCAGCCCATGGTTATCTTGAAG GGTGGTATCAGTTCTGGATACAAGAAGATTACAGAAGAAAAGGGTGCGGCCAGTGGATCTTACTCTCCCGAGGGCATAGCTCTGTTTCGGGTGTCTGGAACAGCTATCCATAACAATAAAACGCTTCACGTTGACGCG CTAGCTACATCTTTAAGCTCCACAGACTGTTTTGTATTGCAAACTGGAAGTGCTATGTTTACATGGCATGGCAACTCTAGCACTTATGAGCAACAGCAGTGGGCAGCGAAAGTTGCTGAATTCTTGAAG CCTGGTGTGACAGTGAAACATTGCAAGGAGGGAACAGAGAGTTCTGCTTTCTGGTTTGCTCTTGATGGAAAACAGAGCTATACAAGCAAACCCATCATGCAGTATACTATTGTTAGAGAGCCTCATTTGTATGCCTTCTCAATTAGGAAAG GGAGACTAGAG GTTACCGAGATCTTCAATTTTTGCCAAGATGATTTGTTGACTGAAGACTTGATGATTCTCGACACACACGGAGAGGTCTTTATTTGGGTTGGTCAGTGCGTGGAACCAAAAGAGAAACAAAAGGCGTTCGAAATTGGCCAG AAATACATAGAGCATGCGATGTCGATTGAAGATCTTTCCCCTTATGTACCACTTTACAAAGTCTCTGAAGGGAATGAACCGTGCTTCTTCAAGACATACTTCTCTTGGGATAACACAAAATCTGTG ATTCATGGGAATTCGTTCCAAAAGAAACTTTCACTTCTTTTTGGATTACGCTCAGAG GGTGCATCTAGGAGCTCTGGTAATGGTGGACCCACTCAAAGGGCATCTGCATTAGCAGCTCTATCATCTGCATTCAATCCATCTTCGCAGCCGAAGCAG GCTACTGATAGTAGACCTCCAAGCTCGGGTGATGGACCCACTCAACGTGCCTCTGCACTGGCTGCCTTGTCCAATGCGTTTAATCCATCCTCAAAACCAAAAACTCCACCTCCGTCACGTTCAGGTCAAGGGTCACAAAGAGCAGCTGCAGTTGCTGCGCTGTCCTCTgtgctgactgctgagcagtctggATCATCTGACAATCTCAAAGCTAGCAAGACGAGCACAACATCAGAAAAGAGTG AGGCGGAGGTCGTCGTAATATCTCCATCGGAGGCATCTCCTCGCTCTGAAGCTGGGGAATCCTCTGAATTTCAGTCAGAGAAAGATGCTGCAGTGGATGAGGTGCCATCCGAGGTAGATGTAGCAGAGCCTGAGGCGCTGGAGGTGCCAGAGGAACAAGAAACTGAGCATGTTGGTGAAGCAACATTTAGCTACGACCGCTTGATATCTAAATCTACTGATCCTATCCGTGGGATAGACTACAAACGCAGAGAG GCATACTTATCAGAGAGCGAGTTCCAGACCGTCTTCGGCATCACCAAGGACGCGTTCTACCAGCAGCCAGGGTGgaagcaagagctgcagaagcggaaagccgaccTCTTTTGA
- the LOC123072515 gene encoding villin-2 isoform X1: protein MSTQKVVDPAFQGAGQKVGIEIWRIEDFKPVALPKSDYGKFYSGDSYIVLQTTSPKGGAYLYDLHFWIGKDSSQDEAGTAAIKTVELDSVLGGRAVQYRELQGYESDKFLSYFKPCIIPMEGGFASGFKTPEEETFETRLYICKGKRAIRIKQVPFARSSLNHDDVFILDTENKIYQFNGANSNIQERAKSLEVIQHLKEKYHGGVCDVAIVDDGKLQAESDSGEFWVLFGGFAPIGKKTVSDDDVVLETTAPKLYSINDGELKFEDIPLTKAVLENTRCFLLDCGAEMFVWVGRVTQLEDRKAVTKAVEEFIINQKRPKTTRVTQVIQGYESHAFKSKFESWPAGTATGNSGAEDGRGKVAALLKQQGVDVKGAPKSSTPVNEEVPPLLEGGGRLEVWCIDGNTRSPLPKEDNGKFYSGDCYIVLYTYHSGDKKEEYYLNYWIGKESTADDQVMGAELANTMWNSLKGRPVLGRIYQGKEPPQFVALFQPMVILKGGISSGYKKITEEKGAASGSYSPEGIALFRVSGTAIHNNKTLHVDALATSLSSTDCFVLQTGSAMFTWHGNSSTYEQQQWAAKVAEFLKPGVTVKHCKEGTESSAFWFALDGKQSYTSKPIMQYTIVREPHLYAFSIRKGRLEVTEIFNFCQDDLLTEDLMILDTHGEVFIWVGQCVEPKEKQKAFEIGQKYIEHAMSIEDLSPYVPLYKVSEGNEPCFFKTYFSWDNTKSVIHGNSFQKKLSLLFGLRSEGASRSSGNGGPTQRASALAALSSAFNPSSQPKQANDSRPPSSSGDGPTQRASALAALSSTAFNPAPQQKQATDSRPPSSGDGPTQRASALAALSNAFNPSSKPKTPPPSRSGQGSQRAAAVAALSSVLTAEQSGSSDNLKASKTSTTSEKSEAEVVVISPSEASPRSEAGESSEFQSEKDAAVDEVPSEVDVAEPEALEVPEEQETEHVGEATFSYDRLISKSTDPIRGIDYKRREAYLSESEFQTVFGITKDAFYQQPGWKQELQKRKADLF, encoded by the exons ATGTCGACCCAGAAAGTGGTGGACCCTGCTTTCCAAGGGGCTGGCCAAAAAGT TGGGATAGAAATATGGCGAATTGAAGATTTTAAGCCAGTTGCATTGCCAAAATCTGATTATGGTAAATTCTATTCTGGAGATTCATATATAGTTTTGCAG ACAACTTCTCCTAAGGGTGGTGCATATCTGTACGACCTCCACTTCTGGATTGGGAAAGACTCAAGCCAA GATGAAGCTGGCACTGCAGCAATCAAGACGGTCGAACTCGATTCTGTACTTGGGGGTCGTGCAGTCCAGTATAGGGAACTCCAAGGTTATGAATCTGACAAGTTCCTGTCATACTTCAAACCTTGCATTATACCTATGGAGGGTGGTTTCGCCTCTGGGTTCAAAACGCCAGAAGAGGAGACGTTTGAAACACGGTTATATATTTGCAAAGGAAAGAGAGCTATTAGAATTAAGCAG GTTCCCTTTGCACGGTCATCATTAAACCATGATGATGTGTTTATCTTAGATACTGAAAATAAAATTTATCAATTCAATGGTGCAAACTCCAATATCCAAGAAAGGGCTAAATCACTGGAAGTGATCCAACATTTAAAGGAGAAGTACCATGGGGGTGTGTGTGATGTTGCAATCGTTG ATGATGGAAAACTACAAGCGGAATCAGACTCTGGTGAATTCTGGGTCCTTTTTGGAGGTTTTGCACCTATCGGGAAAAAAACTGTCAGTGATGACGATGTTGTACTGGAAACCACAGCACCCAAGCTCTACAG TATCAATGACGGTGAATTAAAGTTTGAAGATATACCTCTTACAAAAGCAGTCCTTGAGAACACAAGATGTTTCTTACTTGACTGCGGGGCTGAAATGTTTGTATGGGTTGGTCGGGTAACACAACTCGAGGACAGAAAAGCTGTCACTAAAGCAGTTGAG GAATTCATCATTAACCAGAAAAGGCCAAAGACAACAAGAGTGACACAAGTGATTCAGGGTTATGAAAGCCATGCATTCAAGTCAAAATTTGAATCTTGGCCGGCGGGTACTGCAACAGGGAACTCAGGTGCAGAGGATGGGCGGGGAAAAGTTGCAG CTTTATTGAAGCAACAAGGCGTTGATGTAAAGGGAGCTCCAAAAAGCAGCACTCCAGTAAACGAGGAAGTTCCTCCTTTGCTTGAAGGTGGTGGAAGACTCGAG GTGTGGTGCATCGATGGAAATACTAGAAGTCCACTTCCAAAAGAGGACAATGGAAAATTTTACAGTGGAGACTGTTATATTGTTCTTTATACATATCATTCGGGTGACAAGAAAGAAGAATATTATCTCAATTACTGGATTGGGAAGGAAAGCACAGCG GATGATCAAGTAATGGGAGCTGAACTAGCTAATACAATGTGGAATTCACTGAAAGGAAGGCCTGTTCTG GGTCGTATTTATCAAGGGAAGGAACCACCACAATTTGTTGCTCTTTTCCAGCCCATGGTTATCTTGAAG GGTGGTATCAGTTCTGGATACAAGAAGATTACAGAAGAAAAGGGTGCGGCCAGTGGATCTTACTCTCCCGAGGGCATAGCTCTGTTTCGGGTGTCTGGAACAGCTATCCATAACAATAAAACGCTTCACGTTGACGCG CTAGCTACATCTTTAAGCTCCACAGACTGTTTTGTATTGCAAACTGGAAGTGCTATGTTTACATGGCATGGCAACTCTAGCACTTATGAGCAACAGCAGTGGGCAGCGAAAGTTGCTGAATTCTTGAAG CCTGGTGTGACAGTGAAACATTGCAAGGAGGGAACAGAGAGTTCTGCTTTCTGGTTTGCTCTTGATGGAAAACAGAGCTATACAAGCAAACCCATCATGCAGTATACTATTGTTAGAGAGCCTCATTTGTATGCCTTCTCAATTAGGAAAG GGAGACTAGAG GTTACCGAGATCTTCAATTTTTGCCAAGATGATTTGTTGACTGAAGACTTGATGATTCTCGACACACACGGAGAGGTCTTTATTTGGGTTGGTCAGTGCGTGGAACCAAAAGAGAAACAAAAGGCGTTCGAAATTGGCCAG AAATACATAGAGCATGCGATGTCGATTGAAGATCTTTCCCCTTATGTACCACTTTACAAAGTCTCTGAAGGGAATGAACCGTGCTTCTTCAAGACATACTTCTCTTGGGATAACACAAAATCTGTG ATTCATGGGAATTCGTTCCAAAAGAAACTTTCACTTCTTTTTGGATTACGCTCAGAG GGTGCATCTAGGAGCTCTGGTAATGGTGGACCCACTCAAAGGGCATCTGCATTAGCAGCTCTATCATCTGCATTCAATCCATCTTCGCAGCCGAAGCAG GCTAACGATAGTAGGCCTCCAAGCAGTTCGGGTGATGGACCCACTCAACGTGCCTCTGCACTGGCTGCCTTGTCCTCAACTGCATTCAATCCAGCTCCGCAGCAGAAGCAG GCTACTGATAGTAGACCTCCAAGCTCGGGTGATGGACCCACTCAACGTGCCTCTGCACTGGCTGCCTTGTCCAATGCGTTTAATCCATCCTCAAAACCAAAAACTCCACCTCCGTCACGTTCAGGTCAAGGGTCACAAAGAGCAGCTGCAGTTGCTGCGCTGTCCTCTgtgctgactgctgagcagtctggATCATCTGACAATCTCAAAGCTAGCAAGACGAGCACAACATCAGAAAAGAGTG AGGCGGAGGTCGTCGTAATATCTCCATCGGAGGCATCTCCTCGCTCTGAAGCTGGGGAATCCTCTGAATTTCAGTCAGAGAAAGATGCTGCAGTGGATGAGGTGCCATCCGAGGTAGATGTAGCAGAGCCTGAGGCGCTGGAGGTGCCAGAGGAACAAGAAACTGAGCATGTTGGTGAAGCAACATTTAGCTACGACCGCTTGATATCTAAATCTACTGATCCTATCCGTGGGATAGACTACAAACGCAGAGAG GCATACTTATCAGAGAGCGAGTTCCAGACCGTCTTCGGCATCACCAAGGACGCGTTCTACCAGCAGCCAGGGTGgaagcaagagctgcagaagcggaaagccgaccTCTTTTGA